Part of the Garra rufa chromosome 8, GarRuf1.0, whole genome shotgun sequence genome, AAGTAGCCTATACATTTTATCCAGGCGGTTGGTAGCCTATAAAATcagcttaatttaaaaaaaaaaggttgcacAAGATAAATGctatctgtgaccctggaccacaaaaccagtgttaaaTCGGcctagcatgggtatatttgtagcaatagccaaaaatggaTCTGGgtgaaaatgatcgatttttctatttcccaaaaatcattaggatattaagttgttccattaagatattttgtacatttcctaccgtaaaaaaatcaaaacttaatttttgattagtaatttgcattgctaaaaacGTCATTTGTACAAGGCGATCtcaatctttagatttttttgcaccctcagattccaaattttcaaatagttgtatctcggccaaatattatcattttctaacaaaccattcatcaatggaaagtttcagaaatgacccttatgactggttttgtagtccagtgtCACATTTGTTTCGTTTATGTAAGATCCAACACAAGTGAAATCTCTCCACAACAAATTATTGCCACAAATGTGCTTATGAATAATTTTTGAAAAGCTATGAACTATCTTGCTACAGTGTCAAAAACAACAAGCTTCACTTATTGCGATAGCTACGTAATAACTAAAAGACTTCATCCTTTCATTTTGTTCCAATTTCATTTCTCAATGCTCAATTAGTAGGGACAGACAACAAAAACAGCCTATTTCTGAAAGTAATTATAAagtgttattttatatttgtttgaGCTGCTGGAATATGCTACGTCTCAGTATCTGATGTGCCGAGAGTTCGTTTAAACGTCCAAAACATGATTGAGATAAGAAATGTAACAGATAGCTAGGCGAAGTATTTCTATCTTGGAAAGCTTCTTGTCGGGTGGAAGTGTTGGTAGCAGCTTTCTAAGCTCAGCGAACGCTACGTTGAACGCTTCCACTCTGATGCGTTCGCGCGTAGCATGCGCAGAACGGTATTTCGCGGTGGCGCGCCTCCTCCGTCTCTTCTCCTCTCTTGTGAGCGCGGCTGGCACGAGTGCACGAGTCTTGCCATCCTCAGCCTCTAAGGGTTCGTGAGCCCCACATTCCACCTTCATGACGTTCAGACATTCCGTGTCCGACTGTGACCAGGTGAGGTCAGGATCCGTCTGATCTGGGCTCAGCATCATTTTCAGATCCGTTTGATGAAGGCTTCAAAAGTGGACTGATTGGTAACTTCCCTGGTGAATTAGACACAAAGGATTTGTTTTCAAATACAATTAGTAATCTGTacatattataatacatttagtgcattaactaaaataaaacaacgaATAATAACAAATCGAACGATTATATATCATGAATGGAATGTCTAGACTAAATTATTATATTTCACCTCCATTCTGAAGGTATCACTCTCAGCTATTCGTTTCTGTTACTTCAAAAGCAGTTCTACTAAATGTTTGTAAACGGTTGTCagtgtgcattttgcagtttagCTCACTCAGCACACATTACCATCAGTAGTTGATTATAAATCTTCACTGGTTCCATGTAAAAGTTAATGGAAATCAATTATTGTCACAAAACCAAAGTCATAGCTGACCATCTGTcgcaaatgcaaatgcaaatgcaaagCCTATTGCCCCAGATGACACAAGGGTGCGTGAATCTCAAGTCATGGATTCAACATTAAAAAAAGGTTAGAAAATGgttcatttgttt contains:
- the nhlh2 gene encoding helix-loop-helix protein 2, which produces MMLSPDQTDPDLTWSQSDTECLNVMKVECGAHEPLEAEDGKTRALVPAALTREEKRRRRRATAKYRSAHATRERIRVEAFNVAFAELRKLLPTLPPDKKLSKIEILRLAICYISYLNHVLDV